A window of Corallococcus macrosporus DSM 14697 contains these coding sequences:
- a CDS encoding DUF1570 domain-containing protein has protein sequence MAFLGWLAALLSGCTGMRARCPLEGGRPWVEVRSPHFTVRSNLDAETAEDAARELELLREGLLQAWGGSFDPPGTVDIILLHNRSALEEFTDIRIEGFSTTTEDGPLLVLAGHAYAFVEATADITTQAHELTHYLSELALFRQPRWLSEGLASYLETIALRPERREVILGRMHDAFYTQVRRHGWRTLDELWEWDRKGLLGTAESRQHYASSWLWVHFFITRHGARFEDFQKRLMHGEEPRAAFDAAFRGVEDLAGELNGYVRRPGHMNDRIITAPLAPVTSPLRTRPLRPAQVHAIRAQLFLMTPGSSPMEARRAHLEREMAEAAHEEPGNVDAMLLRIRSTEDPFRRLGLARALVARHPDSGHAWNALAQALDAAGNTSDEQEAARLRAVELLPGSVSAQNGLASYYARTAQPEKGLTAAQRALALAPGNASVLDTWSTVLFQLGRCPEALEAQRRAADMLHEGTPQRLSRTVHDTLARYQAVCGPTAAPAPETP, from the coding sequence ATGGCGTTCCTGGGTTGGCTGGCCGCCCTGCTGTCGGGATGCACTGGAATGCGCGCGCGGTGCCCCCTGGAGGGCGGCCGCCCCTGGGTGGAGGTGCGCAGCCCCCACTTCACCGTCCGCAGCAACCTGGACGCGGAGACGGCGGAGGACGCGGCGCGGGAGCTGGAGCTGCTCCGCGAAGGACTGCTCCAGGCCTGGGGCGGCAGCTTCGACCCGCCGGGCACGGTGGACATCATCCTCCTCCACAACCGCAGCGCCCTGGAGGAGTTCACCGACATCCGCATCGAGGGCTTCTCCACCACCACCGAGGACGGCCCGCTCCTGGTGCTGGCCGGGCACGCCTACGCCTTCGTCGAGGCCACCGCGGACATCACCACCCAGGCCCACGAGCTGACGCACTACCTCTCCGAGCTCGCGCTCTTCCGTCAGCCGCGGTGGCTGTCCGAGGGCCTGGCCAGCTACCTGGAGACCATCGCCCTGCGGCCGGAGCGGCGCGAGGTCATCCTGGGGCGCATGCACGACGCCTTCTACACCCAGGTGCGGCGGCACGGCTGGCGCACGCTGGACGAGCTCTGGGAGTGGGACCGGAAAGGGCTGCTCGGCACCGCGGAGTCGCGGCAGCACTACGCCTCCTCGTGGCTGTGGGTGCACTTCTTCATCACCCGGCATGGCGCGCGCTTCGAGGACTTCCAGAAGCGGCTGATGCACGGCGAGGAGCCACGGGCCGCCTTCGACGCCGCCTTCCGTGGCGTGGAGGACCTGGCGGGCGAGCTGAACGGCTACGTGCGGCGCCCCGGCCACATGAACGACCGCATCATCACCGCGCCGCTGGCCCCCGTGACGAGCCCGCTGCGGACGCGCCCGCTGCGCCCGGCCCAGGTCCACGCCATCCGCGCGCAGCTCTTCCTGATGACGCCGGGCTCGTCCCCCATGGAAGCGCGGCGGGCCCACCTCGAGCGGGAGATGGCGGAGGCCGCGCACGAGGAGCCCGGCAACGTGGACGCCATGCTGCTGCGCATCCGCTCCACGGAGGACCCCTTCCGCAGGCTCGGCCTGGCGCGGGCGCTGGTGGCACGCCACCCCGACAGCGGACACGCGTGGAACGCCCTGGCGCAGGCGCTGGACGCCGCGGGCAACACGTCCGATGAGCAGGAGGCCGCGCGGCTGCGCGCGGTGGAGCTGCTGCCCGGCAGCGTGAGCGCGCAGAACGGGCTCGCCAGCTACTACGCGCGCACGGCCCAACCGGAGAAGGGCCTGACGGCGGCGCAACGGGCCCTGGCGCTGGCGCCGGGGAACGCGTCGGTGCTGGACACCTGGTCCACCGTGCTCTTCCAGCTCGGCCGCTGCCCGGAGGCGCTGGAGGCCCAGCGGCGCGCCGCGGACATGCTCCACGAAGGCACGCCGCAGCGGCTGAGCAGGACGGTGCACGACACGCTGGCCCGCTATCAGGCCGTGTGCGGCCCCACCGCGGCGCCCGCCCCAGAGACACCGTGA
- a CDS encoding DUF58 domain-containing protein, protein MIPTPRLWVLLALLALPMMLAGFSPGIGGAVLALDALVLALAVLDVLTARRARLEVHRVLPARLNVGVANKVVVRLIHRSGGAIHARVRDDVPDGFAATPDEAPLELPPQSESRWVYRVTPAKRGRFHFGDVHVRVRGPLGLMSHERTFPAAQDIAVYPDMRGASRLLLSGAALDLVNLGLRQLRRDGRGSEFARLRDYAQGDSVRDVDWKATARRGRPVTRVLESERSQSILICVDAGRSMAAQVDGLTKLDHAVNAALFLAFVAVRNGDRVGLAVFADGVKAYLPPAAGRVQYRKMVDLLYGTAPSLTYVDYLALFKELNLRLTRRSLLCVFTDFLDEEQASTMVAPLHRLARRHVPLCLSVKDTALQKLLRTPPPGPEEAFQHAVASELLTDREVLKARVSQGGVQMLDVQPDELSLAAVNRYLDIKARGVL, encoded by the coding sequence GTGATTCCCACCCCGCGCCTCTGGGTGCTGCTGGCGCTGCTCGCGCTGCCCATGATGCTGGCGGGGTTCAGCCCCGGCATCGGCGGCGCCGTGCTCGCGCTGGACGCGCTGGTGCTGGCGCTGGCGGTGCTGGATGTCCTCACCGCGCGGCGGGCCCGGCTGGAGGTCCACCGGGTGCTGCCCGCGCGGCTTAACGTGGGCGTGGCCAACAAGGTGGTGGTGCGGCTGATTCACCGGAGCGGCGGCGCCATCCACGCGCGCGTCCGGGACGACGTGCCGGACGGCTTCGCCGCCACGCCGGACGAGGCGCCGCTGGAGCTGCCCCCCCAGAGCGAGTCGCGCTGGGTGTACCGGGTGACGCCCGCGAAGCGCGGCCGCTTCCACTTCGGCGACGTCCACGTCCGCGTGCGCGGCCCCCTGGGGCTGATGTCCCACGAGCGCACGTTTCCCGCGGCGCAGGACATCGCCGTGTACCCGGACATGCGCGGCGCCAGCCGGCTGCTGCTGTCCGGCGCGGCCCTGGACCTGGTGAACCTGGGCCTGCGGCAGCTCCGGCGCGACGGGCGTGGCAGCGAGTTCGCCCGCCTGCGCGACTACGCCCAGGGCGACAGCGTGCGGGACGTGGACTGGAAGGCCACCGCGCGGCGCGGGCGCCCGGTGACGCGCGTGCTGGAGTCGGAGCGCTCGCAGTCCATCCTCATCTGCGTGGACGCGGGCCGCTCCATGGCCGCGCAGGTGGACGGGCTCACCAAGCTGGACCACGCGGTGAACGCGGCCCTCTTCCTGGCCTTCGTGGCCGTGCGCAACGGGGACCGCGTGGGGCTGGCCGTCTTCGCGGATGGCGTGAAGGCCTACCTGCCGCCCGCCGCCGGCCGCGTGCAGTACCGGAAGATGGTGGACCTGCTCTACGGCACCGCGCCCAGCCTCACGTACGTGGACTACCTGGCGCTCTTCAAGGAGCTGAACCTCCGCCTCACCCGCCGCAGCCTGCTGTGCGTCTTCACCGACTTCCTGGATGAAGAGCAGGCCTCCACCATGGTGGCCCCGCTGCACCGGCTGGCGCGGCGGCACGTCCCCCTGTGCCTGTCGGTGAAGGACACCGCGCTCCAGAAGCTGCTGCGCACGCCGCCGCCCGGCCCGGAGGAGGCCTTCCAGCACGCGGTGGCGTCCGAGTTGCTCACCGACCGCGAGGTGCTCAAGGCCCGGGTGAGCCAGGGCGGCGTGCAGATGCTCGACGTGCAGCCGGACGAGCTGAGCCTGGCGGCCGTCAACCGCTACCTGGACATCAAGGCGCGCGGCGTGCTGTAG
- a CDS encoding stage II sporulation protein M yields MEMAEFIESRRPRWEQLESLLDRSESRGLRALSLEDARTLGRLYRAVSSDLLWVRARSGSADVNAYLNDLVGRAYALTYPGRRPRLADVWGFVARGFPALLRREWRMYVASLLLLLAGVGFGYVGMMVDPDAAYYLVPAEHLNLDPIERAADEAAGDGMTVGDQAQFTTFLFTHNIQVAFLAFALGITLGLGTALMLFVNGLFLGALAQVYAAKGMAGWFWAWILPHGIPEITAICIAGAAGLVIARGLVAPRGLPRGQAVRQEAVTAVKLLFGTLALFVLAGFIEGTVSQIHPPKLSVAFKVSFALTVGAGVYAYLLSDWLRGGRAAPGGAEEPSHG; encoded by the coding sequence ATGGAGATGGCGGAGTTCATCGAGTCCCGCAGGCCGCGCTGGGAGCAACTGGAGTCCCTGTTGGACAGGTCCGAGTCGCGGGGCCTGCGCGCGCTGAGCCTGGAGGATGCCCGGACGCTGGGCCGGCTGTACCGCGCCGTCTCCAGTGACCTGCTCTGGGTGCGCGCGCGCAGCGGCTCGGCGGACGTGAATGCCTACCTCAACGATTTGGTGGGCCGGGCCTATGCGCTGACGTACCCGGGCCGGCGCCCGCGCCTGGCGGACGTGTGGGGCTTCGTGGCGCGCGGCTTCCCCGCGCTGCTGCGCCGCGAGTGGCGGATGTACGTGGCGTCGCTGCTCCTGCTGCTGGCGGGCGTGGGGTTCGGCTACGTGGGGATGATGGTGGACCCCGACGCGGCGTACTACCTGGTCCCCGCCGAGCACCTGAACCTGGACCCCATCGAGCGCGCGGCGGACGAGGCCGCGGGCGACGGGATGACGGTGGGAGACCAGGCCCAGTTCACCACCTTCCTCTTCACCCACAACATCCAGGTGGCCTTCCTGGCCTTCGCCCTGGGCATCACCCTGGGCCTGGGCACGGCCCTCATGCTCTTCGTCAACGGCCTGTTCCTGGGCGCGCTCGCGCAAGTGTATGCGGCCAAGGGCATGGCGGGCTGGTTCTGGGCGTGGATTCTTCCGCACGGCATTCCTGAAATCACCGCCATCTGCATCGCGGGCGCCGCGGGGCTGGTGATTGCGCGAGGCCTGGTGGCCCCGCGAGGACTGCCACGCGGGCAGGCGGTGCGGCAGGAGGCGGTGACGGCGGTGAAGCTGCTGTTCGGCACGCTCGCCCTGTTCGTGCTCGCGGGCTTCATCGAGGGCACGGTGTCCCAGATTCATCCGCCGAAGCTGTCGGTGGCGTTCAAGGTGTCCTTCGCGCTGACGGTGGGCGCGGGCGTGTACGCGTACCTGTTGTCGGACTGGCTGCGCGGCGGACGCGCGGCGCCGGGCGGCGCCGAAGAGCCCTCCCATGGATGA
- a CDS encoding inorganic diphosphatase encodes MDERLWLPPLPSEPEVLIECPRFSFVKRRADGAVDFVSPLPCPYNYGSIPGLTSDEGDPLDAVVLGPRLAQGQRLRVPVVGVIGFIDSGRGDPKVVCAAAPLTDAERAGLERFFRVYARFKQVLHRVRGNAPDTRFTGWLPLGDAGGLRATARRAP; translated from the coding sequence ATGGATGAGCGGCTGTGGCTGCCTCCGCTGCCGAGCGAGCCGGAGGTCCTCATCGAGTGCCCGCGCTTCTCCTTCGTGAAGCGCCGCGCGGACGGGGCGGTGGACTTCGTGTCGCCGCTGCCGTGCCCGTACAACTACGGCAGCATCCCGGGCCTCACGTCGGATGAAGGCGACCCGCTGGACGCCGTCGTGCTGGGGCCCCGGCTGGCGCAGGGCCAGCGGCTGCGCGTGCCGGTGGTGGGCGTCATCGGCTTCATCGACTCGGGGCGGGGAGACCCGAAGGTGGTGTGCGCCGCCGCGCCCCTGACGGACGCCGAGCGCGCGGGCCTGGAGCGCTTCTTCCGCGTCTACGCCCGCTTCAAGCAGGTGCTGCACCGCGTGCGAGGCAACGCCCCGGACACGCGCTTCACGGGGTGGCTGCCGCTGGGGGACGCAGGCGGCCTTCGGGCTACAGCACGCCGCGCGCCTTGA
- a CDS encoding DUF4350 domain-containing protein, with amino-acid sequence MRDRFPLLAVGALLLTVVLGTFLVRGARRNSFADTLSTYRAQEDGARALYLLAQESGLPVTRRMADMRILSDAGTPVLLAVEVSGAYEADPDQTALAAEPDAGLGDEHVPRTGFNAFRAASLDDDETEKLLEHVREGGAAVYVPWGSQENPVLQALGVKLFKADTTLPMRTLVPPQPTPYTLGVARVEAKVQAYLELPEHAVPVLEDERLGMFVAAVVPHGQGRVLVVGAPELAMNQALARADNAQFWLSALAALGPGPFAFDEFHHGFTNERSVVDFARRYGLHFAVLQLLLGVALWSVSLKRFGRPRPPPESTRVGATDALFAMGRLYREGRHHGFSAQLILRGLTQDLALHAGLPAHASATKVAEGLRERGREDLARGLELLGAESQSVARDADLQQLAERAARLRQRLHSAGAARHSPPGTP; translated from the coding sequence GTGCGTGACCGCTTCCCATTGCTGGCGGTGGGCGCCCTGCTGCTCACCGTGGTGCTGGGCACCTTCCTCGTCCGCGGCGCGCGCCGCAATTCGTTCGCGGACACGCTGTCCACCTACCGCGCGCAGGAGGACGGCGCGCGCGCCCTCTACCTGCTGGCCCAGGAGAGCGGGCTGCCGGTGACGCGCCGCATGGCGGATATGCGCATCCTGTCGGATGCCGGGACGCCGGTGCTGCTGGCGGTGGAGGTGTCCGGCGCATATGAGGCCGACCCGGACCAGACGGCCCTGGCCGCCGAGCCCGACGCGGGCCTGGGCGACGAGCACGTCCCCCGCACCGGCTTCAACGCGTTCCGCGCGGCCTCATTGGACGACGACGAGACGGAGAAGCTGCTGGAACACGTGCGCGAGGGCGGCGCCGCCGTCTACGTGCCATGGGGCTCCCAGGAGAACCCGGTGCTGCAGGCCCTGGGGGTGAAGCTCTTCAAGGCGGACACCACCCTGCCCATGCGCACGCTGGTGCCGCCCCAGCCCACCCCGTACACGCTGGGCGTGGCCCGCGTGGAGGCGAAGGTGCAGGCCTACCTGGAGCTCCCGGAGCACGCCGTCCCCGTCCTGGAGGACGAGCGGCTGGGCATGTTCGTGGCGGCGGTGGTGCCCCACGGGCAGGGCCGCGTGCTGGTGGTGGGCGCGCCGGAGCTGGCCATGAACCAGGCGCTGGCGCGCGCGGACAACGCGCAGTTCTGGCTCAGCGCCCTGGCCGCGCTGGGCCCCGGCCCCTTCGCGTTCGACGAGTTCCACCACGGCTTCACCAACGAGCGCTCCGTGGTGGACTTCGCGCGCCGCTACGGCCTGCACTTCGCCGTGCTGCAGCTCCTGCTCGGCGTGGCGCTGTGGTCGGTGTCGCTCAAGCGTTTTGGCCGGCCGCGTCCCCCGCCCGAGTCCACGCGCGTGGGGGCCACCGACGCGCTCTTCGCCATGGGCCGCCTCTACCGCGAGGGCCGCCACCACGGCTTCTCCGCCCAGCTCATCCTCCGCGGCCTCACCCAGGACCTGGCCCTGCACGCGGGCCTGCCCGCGCACGCGTCCGCGACCAAGGTCGCCGAGGGCTTGCGCGAGCGGGGCCGCGAGGACCTGGCCCGGGGGCTCGAGCTGCTCGGCGCGGAGAGCCAGTCCGTGGCCCGCGACGCGGACCTCCAGCAGCTCGCCGAGCGCGCGGCGCGGCTGCGACAACGCCTTCATTCCGCCGGCGCCGCCCGGCACAGCCCTCCCGGAACGCCATGA
- the rho gene encoding transcription termination factor Rho, which translates to MSENPDNRDPRDAPPVPAARAVAPPEPDDDGGDEGDDEGPDDGDSGAAGAQGGAPGQPGQAGGRRRRRRRRRRGAQVHFTPDGQAYRMQPGPDGQQVQVFLTPQELEQYRQRQAQQQQQQAQQQPQQQPAHGGQQEHRRHGQHGGGHQASQQANLSPVEGVLDTEVKGPNAFLRQLKRNLLAAPDDPELPKNLVQKLRLRQGQYVTAFAQMRGHKGVIQKVDTVDGRPLEGAPRLPHFADLTSVDPTERLKLENGHKEMVTRVLDLISPIGKGQRALIVAPPKTGKTIMLQRIAQAILSNHPECHVMVVLIDERPEEVTDMRRSIKAEVLASSSDRPTADHLKVAELALERARRLVESGKDVVILLDSITRLARAFNKEVDNSGRTMSGGVDSRALERPKRIFGAARATEEAGSLTIIGTALIDTGSRMDEVIFEEFKGTGNSEVTLDRLLAEKRVFPAVNIAQSGTRKEEKLFTLREYEKVKKLRQMLFSVKPVEAMEALVKRLSRYTYNDEFLDEL; encoded by the coding sequence ATGAGCGAAAACCCCGATAACCGCGACCCACGTGATGCCCCCCCTGTTCCCGCCGCCCGCGCCGTCGCGCCGCCCGAGCCGGACGATGACGGGGGCGACGAGGGTGACGATGAGGGGCCTGATGACGGCGATTCCGGCGCGGCTGGCGCGCAAGGTGGCGCCCCCGGGCAGCCTGGACAGGCGGGGGGCCGCCGCCGCCGCCGCCGCCGCCGCCGTCGTGGCGCGCAGGTCCACTTCACCCCGGACGGCCAGGCCTACCGCATGCAGCCGGGGCCGGACGGCCAGCAGGTCCAGGTCTTCCTGACGCCGCAGGAGCTGGAGCAGTACCGGCAGCGGCAGGCCCAGCAGCAACAGCAACAGGCGCAGCAACAGCCACAGCAGCAGCCCGCGCACGGCGGCCAGCAGGAGCACCGGCGCCACGGGCAACACGGCGGCGGCCACCAGGCCTCGCAGCAGGCGAACCTGTCGCCGGTGGAGGGCGTGCTGGACACGGAGGTCAAGGGCCCCAACGCCTTCCTGCGTCAGCTCAAGCGCAACCTGCTGGCGGCGCCGGACGACCCGGAGCTGCCGAAGAATCTGGTCCAGAAGCTGCGGCTGCGGCAGGGCCAGTACGTCACCGCCTTCGCGCAGATGCGGGGCCACAAGGGCGTCATCCAGAAGGTGGACACGGTGGACGGCCGGCCCCTGGAGGGCGCGCCGCGGCTGCCGCACTTCGCGGACCTGACGTCGGTGGACCCCACCGAGCGGCTCAAGCTGGAGAACGGGCACAAGGAGATGGTGACCCGGGTGCTGGACCTCATCTCGCCCATTGGCAAGGGGCAGCGCGCGCTCATCGTCGCCCCGCCGAAGACGGGCAAGACCATCATGCTCCAGCGCATCGCCCAGGCCATCCTCTCCAACCACCCGGAGTGCCACGTCATGGTGGTGCTCATCGACGAGCGGCCGGAGGAAGTGACGGACATGCGGCGGAGCATCAAGGCGGAGGTGCTGGCCTCCAGCTCCGACCGCCCCACCGCGGACCACCTCAAGGTGGCGGAGCTGGCCCTGGAGCGCGCGCGCCGGCTGGTGGAGTCCGGCAAGGACGTGGTCATCCTCCTGGACTCGATTACGCGTCTGGCCCGCGCCTTCAACAAGGAGGTGGACAACTCCGGCCGCACCATGTCCGGCGGCGTGGACAGCCGCGCCCTGGAGCGCCCCAAGCGCATCTTCGGCGCCGCCCGCGCGACGGAGGAGGCCGGCTCGCTGACCATCATCGGCACGGCGCTCATCGACACCGGCAGCCGCATGGACGAGGTCATCTTCGAGGAGTTCAAGGGCACGGGTAACTCCGAAGTCACCCTGGACCGCCTCCTGGCGGAGAAGCGCGTCTTCCCGGCCGTCAACATCGCCCAGTCCGGCACCCGCAAGGAGGAGAAGCTCTTCACCCTGCGCGAGTACGAGAAGGTGAAGAAGCTGCGGCAGATGCTCTTCTCCGTGAAGCCGGTGGAGGCCATGGAGGCGCTCGTGAAGCGGCTGTCGCGCTACACCTACAACGACGAGTTCCTCGACGAGCTCTAG
- a CDS encoding AAA family ATPase: MNDTLSAPPSTPAGAAVRAAHAIREAVLAEVRKAVVGQDEALELMLCGLIAGGHILLEGVPGVAKTLMAKALSRGISAEFKRIQFTPDLMPADILGTSVFDLKTQGFTLVRGPIFTDLLLADEINRAPAKTQSALLEAMQERSVSMEGRVLPLSPLFTVFATQNPVESEGTYPLPEAQLDRFLLKIEVGYPAPEEEDAILASVHRGFDAGDLQRAGVNAAVTKEGLLDARAALNEVTVEPPVLAYVRKLVAATRNSSRIRLGAGPRAGVHLLLAAKALAALRGRGFVTPDDVRFLAGPVLKHRLLLSPDAELDGATPSDVLREVVRGVEVPR; this comes from the coding sequence ATGAACGACACCCTGTCCGCCCCTCCCTCCACCCCGGCTGGCGCCGCCGTGCGGGCCGCCCACGCCATCCGCGAGGCCGTGCTGGCCGAGGTGCGCAAGGCCGTGGTGGGCCAGGACGAGGCCCTGGAGCTGATGCTCTGCGGCCTCATCGCCGGCGGCCACATCCTGCTGGAGGGCGTGCCCGGCGTGGCCAAGACGCTGATGGCCAAGGCCCTGTCGCGCGGCATCAGCGCGGAGTTCAAGCGCATCCAGTTCACCCCGGACCTGATGCCCGCGGACATCCTGGGCACCAGCGTGTTCGACTTGAAGACGCAGGGCTTCACGCTGGTGCGTGGCCCCATCTTCACGGACCTGCTGCTGGCGGACGAAATCAACCGCGCCCCGGCGAAGACGCAGTCCGCGCTGCTGGAGGCCATGCAGGAGCGCTCCGTGTCCATGGAGGGCCGCGTGCTGCCGCTCTCCCCGCTCTTCACCGTGTTCGCCACGCAGAACCCCGTGGAGTCGGAGGGCACCTATCCGCTGCCCGAGGCGCAGCTCGACCGCTTCCTGCTGAAAATCGAGGTGGGCTACCCCGCGCCGGAGGAGGAGGACGCGATCCTGGCCTCCGTCCACCGCGGCTTCGACGCTGGAGACCTGCAGCGCGCGGGCGTCAACGCGGCGGTGACGAAGGAGGGGCTGCTGGACGCGCGCGCCGCGCTCAACGAGGTGACGGTGGAGCCGCCCGTGCTGGCCTACGTCCGCAAGCTGGTGGCGGCCACGCGCAACTCCAGCCGCATCCGCCTGGGCGCCGGGCCTCGCGCGGGCGTGCACCTGCTGCTGGCGGCCAAGGCCCTGGCGGCGCTGCGCGGGCGCGGCTTCGTCACCCCGGATGACGTGCGCTTCCTGGCCGGCCCCGTGCTGAAGCACCGCCTGCTGCTGTCGCCGGACGCGGAGCTGGACGGGGCCACGCCGTCGGACGTGCTGCGCGAGGTGGTGCGCGGCGTCGAGGTCCCCCGGTGA
- a CDS encoding DUF4129 domain-containing protein, whose translation MAVSALELRPRNAVALLDAALRLSSRSAGVWALTLPGGAAVVAAMLYLAESARMGWPLAVPSLLLTLAWFLRGVGQGAASHYVQALLLGTQGEPSAWASLRAALGRMPALFIAVTYLLGLNTLLVLVTGGLGYLLLSAHGVGYAAMMQGRGSPLNLYGVCSRLLGPARGTAVWVRALMGVQVLAFFNLHIALNFLLMLGRKLVGVDLTFAERFASLDNGQWLLFLAATTFALFEPVRAAVATLLLVDGRVRQEGLDLLASVQQLPARNVGRPLPSPGASRDAAVLAVALGLGLLAATPARAAEAAEPLAPSEARQRLTEVAAACEAATPEDAAELYAPLDALGPQEAVKLDRFVRRVERLAYDVEDCDEARAVLLRGLATLGATVDAQAKADARAAAARAKDILARPEFAQAAPKAEKETPEAPVPPESPGWWRRFIDWLGELLKKLFEPAREAPRQEPGTPLVTGASAANVLVVVLVTLTLAVLGVVLLRALNRRKPGEGDEGVQVSTVDASTLAGDAHHALSRPPEGWAHLADELAARGAYREAVRSLYLALLSRLHRDGAILYDETLSNWDYLHQFRGRAEWKAPFRELTRRFDFAWYGNEPVGVDGYRAFRTLTEPLLAAPPRPEVAGA comes from the coding sequence ATGGCCGTCTCCGCGCTCGAGCTCCGCCCGCGCAACGCGGTGGCCCTGCTGGACGCCGCGCTCCGGCTGTCCTCCCGCAGCGCGGGCGTCTGGGCCCTCACCCTGCCCGGCGGCGCGGCCGTGGTGGCCGCCATGCTGTACCTGGCGGAGTCGGCGCGCATGGGCTGGCCGCTCGCGGTGCCCTCGCTGCTGCTGACGCTGGCGTGGTTCCTCCGGGGCGTGGGCCAGGGCGCGGCCAGCCACTACGTGCAGGCGCTGCTGCTGGGCACCCAGGGCGAGCCGTCCGCGTGGGCCTCGCTGCGCGCGGCGCTGGGCCGGATGCCCGCGCTCTTCATCGCCGTGACGTACCTGCTGGGCCTCAACACCCTGCTGGTGCTGGTGACGGGCGGGCTCGGCTACCTGCTGCTGTCCGCCCACGGGGTGGGCTACGCGGCGATGATGCAGGGGCGCGGCAGTCCGCTGAACCTCTACGGCGTCTGCTCGCGGCTGCTGGGCCCGGCGCGCGGCACCGCGGTGTGGGTCCGCGCCCTCATGGGCGTGCAGGTGCTGGCCTTCTTCAACCTGCACATCGCCCTCAACTTCCTGCTGATGCTGGGCCGCAAGCTGGTGGGCGTGGACCTGACGTTCGCGGAGCGCTTCGCCTCGCTGGACAACGGGCAGTGGCTGCTCTTCCTCGCCGCGACGACGTTCGCCCTCTTCGAGCCGGTGCGCGCCGCGGTGGCCACGCTGCTGCTGGTGGACGGCCGCGTGCGCCAGGAGGGGTTGGATCTGCTGGCCAGCGTCCAGCAGCTCCCGGCCCGGAACGTGGGGCGCCCCCTGCCGTCCCCGGGCGCGTCACGCGACGCGGCCGTGCTGGCCGTGGCGCTGGGCCTGGGCCTGCTGGCGGCGACCCCGGCCCGGGCCGCCGAGGCCGCGGAGCCGCTGGCGCCCAGCGAGGCGCGCCAGCGGCTGACGGAAGTCGCCGCGGCGTGCGAGGCCGCCACGCCCGAGGACGCGGCGGAGCTGTACGCGCCCCTGGACGCCCTGGGCCCCCAGGAGGCCGTGAAGCTGGACCGCTTCGTGCGCCGCGTGGAGCGGCTGGCCTACGACGTCGAGGATTGTGACGAGGCCCGCGCCGTGCTGCTGCGGGGGCTCGCCACCCTGGGGGCCACCGTGGACGCCCAGGCGAAGGCGGACGCCCGCGCCGCCGCCGCGCGGGCGAAGGACATCCTGGCCCGGCCCGAGTTCGCGCAGGCCGCGCCCAAGGCGGAGAAGGAGACGCCCGAGGCGCCCGTGCCCCCGGAGTCCCCAGGCTGGTGGCGGCGCTTCATCGACTGGCTGGGCGAGCTGCTCAAGAAGCTCTTCGAGCCGGCGCGCGAGGCGCCGCGGCAGGAGCCGGGAACGCCGCTCGTCACCGGCGCCAGCGCGGCCAACGTGCTGGTGGTGGTGCTGGTGACGCTGACCCTCGCGGTGCTGGGCGTGGTGCTGCTGCGCGCGCTGAACCGGCGCAAGCCCGGCGAAGGGGACGAAGGCGTGCAGGTGTCCACGGTGGACGCGTCCACGCTGGCGGGGGACGCCCACCACGCGCTGTCCCGCCCTCCCGAGGGCTGGGCCCACCTGGCGGATGAGCTGGCGGCCCGGGGCGCCTACCGCGAGGCGGTGCGCAGCCTCTACCTGGCGCTGCTGTCCCGGCTCCACCGCGACGGCGCCATCCTCTACGACGAGACGCTGAGCAACTGGGACTACCTGCACCAGTTCCGGGGCCGCGCGGAATGGAAGGCCCCGTTCCGCGAGCTGACGCGCCGCTTCGACTTCGCCTGGTACGGCAACGAGCCGGTGGGCGTGGACGGCTACCGCGCGTTCCGCACCCTCACCGAGCCCCTGCTCGCCGCGCCGCCGCGCCCGGAGGTGGCCGGTGCGTGA